The Gammaproteobacteria bacterium genome contains the following window.
AACGCGCAGGCGTACCTGTTTGTCGATCGGCGGGCAGCAGATGCCGGCCTCGGCGCAGCCCTGATATCTTACATTCAATGTGATGGTGCGCGCGGCGGTGGTATCGCGCCGCAGGGGCAACGTGATTTCCAGCAGTTCCCGCGTGTAGATCTCGACTCTGCCGAAGTACTCGTCTTCCTCCATTTCGCCTGCGGGGAATTCCGCACTGCCCAGCCTTACGCCATTGCCCCGCAAGCTGAATCGCAGCTTGTCCCGGTAAAGGTAGTAGCCCTGCGCGATCTGCCAGGACGCGAGCAGGCTGGACGCATTCCGTGTGGTAACGTTCAGTTTGAACGCCTCGTCCGCCGGTAGAAACTCCGGTTGCCCGCCGCCGAACAGCTTGCCCAGCGCATCAAACGGGTTCGCGCCGGCCGCGAGGTTTGTATGCTGCGCCGATGCCGGTTCATTCGGCGCGGACAGCGCGAGGCACAGCAGCAGGATACATAGCGCCGCCGTCCATTTCCGATGTGTGTTGCTCAGGCTGTAGTCTGCGCCGCGATCCATTCGAGATACCCGTCAAGTCCCCGCGCGATTGGAGTCGCGATAATTTCCGGAAGTTCATAAGGGTGCGCGTCCCGAATGGCGCTCTCCAGCGCCGGATAGCGTGCAGCCGTGGTTTTCATGAGCAATAGATGCTCGGTATCGGTACGCGCCTCGCTCTGCCACTCGTAGACGGATGTCATCTGCGGGAGCACGTTAACGCAGGCGGCGAG
Protein-coding sequences here:
- a CDS encoding divalent-cation tolerance protein CutA, with the translated sequence MTDSLLVFATYPDAESALLAAKHIVRQKLAACVNVLPQMTSVYEWQSEARTDTEHLLLMKTTAARYPALESAIRDAHPYELPEIIATPIARGLDGYLEWIAAQTTA